In Achromobacter spanius, the following proteins share a genomic window:
- the cyoA gene encoding ubiquinol oxidase subunit II: MKHPLLATLTRIFGVGAVMLLGGCNMEILSPKGDIGAQEKTLLFTATGLMLIVVIPVLFMIVAFAWKYRASNTKADYQPKWAHSTAIEVVVWTVPCIIVAILAVITWRSTHALDPYKPLVSEHKPVTIEVVSLDWKWLFIYPEYDIATVNEIAFPVDVPVNFRITSASVMNSFFIPQLGSQIYSMAGMETKLHLNAREAGTYAGISANYSGAGFSGMRFKAIAMPQEGFDNWVKEAKASPTALTPEVYAELTKRSERNPVVKYSSAPPAMFDFVLGSTMSKMAGVDSATCTSTSNNLIAGIN; this comes from the coding sequence GTGAAACACCCCCTCCTTGCGACCCTAACGCGCATTTTTGGCGTCGGCGCGGTCATGCTGCTTGGCGGCTGCAACATGGAAATTCTCTCGCCCAAGGGAGATATTGGCGCCCAGGAAAAGACTTTGCTGTTCACGGCGACGGGGCTGATGCTCATCGTTGTGATTCCAGTACTGTTCATGATCGTGGCGTTTGCGTGGAAATATCGCGCATCCAATACCAAAGCTGACTACCAGCCCAAGTGGGCCCATTCCACGGCGATTGAAGTCGTGGTCTGGACCGTTCCTTGTATCATCGTGGCGATTCTTGCCGTGATCACCTGGCGCTCCACGCACGCGCTGGATCCCTACAAGCCGCTCGTTTCCGAACACAAGCCCGTCACCATCGAGGTGGTGTCGCTGGATTGGAAGTGGCTGTTCATCTACCCCGAATACGACATCGCCACGGTCAACGAGATCGCGTTCCCCGTGGACGTTCCGGTCAACTTCCGGATCACGTCGGCCTCGGTCATGAATTCGTTCTTCATTCCGCAACTGGGTAGCCAGATCTACTCGATGGCCGGCATGGAAACGAAGTTGCACCTGAATGCGCGCGAAGCCGGCACCTACGCCGGCATCTCGGCCAACTACAGCGGCGCCGGTTTCTCCGGCATGCGCTTCAAGGCCATCGCGATGCCGCAAGAAGGGTTCGACAACTGGGTCAAGGAAGCCAAGGCTTCGCCCACGGCCCTGACCCCCGAGGTTTATGCCGAGCTGACCAAGCGCAGCGAACGCAACCCGGTCGTCAAGTATTCGTCGGCGCCTCCCGCCATGTTTGATTTCGTCTTGGGCAGCACGATGTCCAAGATGGCCGGTGTGGACTCCGCCACGTGCACGTCCACGTCGAACAATCTGATCGCAGGAATTAACTAA
- a CDS encoding response regulator transcription factor produces the protein MNPTDLGLLIDDDELYVRTLQRSLSRRGLETRTATGIAEALRVAEEIRPAFALVDLRLGEDSGLTLIRPLRALRADMRILLVTGYASVATAVEAIKRGADDYLPKPATAPMILRTLGLVKPESVTIETTMTPLHRLEWEHIHQALHETGGNVSAAARLLGMHRRSLQRKLAKKPGPEREVIVD, from the coding sequence ATGAACCCTACCGACCTTGGCCTGCTGATCGACGACGACGAACTGTATGTGCGCACCTTGCAGCGCAGCCTGTCGCGTCGCGGCCTGGAAACCCGAACCGCCACGGGCATCGCCGAAGCGCTGCGCGTGGCCGAGGAAATTCGTCCGGCGTTTGCCCTGGTGGACCTGCGCCTGGGCGAAGACTCCGGCCTGACGCTGATCCGCCCCTTGCGCGCCCTGCGCGCGGACATGCGGATCCTGCTGGTCACCGGCTACGCCAGCGTGGCCACAGCCGTCGAGGCCATCAAGCGCGGGGCGGACGACTACCTGCCCAAGCCCGCCACCGCGCCGATGATCCTGCGCACGCTGGGTTTGGTGAAGCCAGAATCCGTTACCATCGAAACGACCATGACGCCGTTGCACCGCCTAGAATGGGAGCACATTCATCAGGCCCTGCACGAAACCGGCGGCAATGTTTCGGCGGCGGCGCGCCTCTTGGGCATGCATCGGCGCTCGTTACAGCGCAAGCTGGCCAAGAAACCGGGGCCGGAACGCGAAGTGATCGTCGACTGA
- a CDS encoding ATP-binding protein: MPGSSAFSFLRTLCSLRWLAIAGQAATILLASSVLGIALPLEPLWIGVGVLIGFNAYASLRLRHPRDLSHATAFGHLLVDMAALSWMIGWSGGISNPFGMMFLILTALAALALPRNWALAAALAGICGYAAAGIFGQPLRGDVDTHTLLLWGLGANFLISVVVVLVFSTRLASDLRARERELARLRERFTRNEGIVALATHAAAMAHELNTPLATMTLLADEIAAEVKDEDLREDVSTLSQLLALCRERIRNLAVPTAVDLVRVVGQWRLIRPTIDLQRSGALPPSLRVDPAIAHLLQALLNNAADAGEAAETLRVDLHLEYGYGALRGEVRDYGRGFDPDQTLLPVTSLFNSGKPGGLGVGLALSHATVEQLGGEMTMTAAVGGGTRIRFYLPLGNPGT; this comes from the coding sequence ATGCCCGGTAGTTCCGCTTTTTCATTCCTGCGTACCCTTTGCAGCCTGCGCTGGCTCGCCATCGCCGGCCAAGCCGCCACCATTCTGCTCGCCAGCAGCGTGCTGGGCATTGCCCTGCCGCTTGAGCCTCTGTGGATCGGCGTGGGCGTGCTCATCGGCTTCAACGCCTACGCCAGCCTGCGGCTGCGCCATCCCCGCGACCTGTCCCACGCCACCGCCTTCGGCCATCTGTTGGTGGACATGGCCGCTTTGTCATGGATGATTGGCTGGAGCGGCGGCATCAGCAATCCGTTCGGCATGATGTTCCTGATCCTGACCGCGCTGGCGGCCCTGGCGCTGCCGCGCAATTGGGCGCTGGCGGCGGCGCTGGCCGGTATTTGCGGCTACGCGGCGGCGGGCATCTTCGGCCAGCCCTTGCGCGGCGATGTGGACACGCACACCCTGCTGCTGTGGGGCCTGGGCGCCAATTTCCTGATTTCGGTAGTCGTGGTGCTGGTGTTTTCCACCCGCCTGGCCTCTGACCTGCGCGCCCGCGAGCGCGAACTGGCCCGCCTGCGCGAACGCTTCACCCGCAACGAAGGCATCGTTGCGCTGGCCACCCACGCCGCCGCGATGGCGCATGAACTGAACACCCCGCTGGCCACCATGACCTTGCTGGCCGACGAGATCGCCGCCGAGGTCAAGGACGAAGACCTGCGCGAAGATGTGTCCACCCTGAGCCAACTGCTGGCCCTGTGCCGGGAACGCATTCGCAATCTGGCGGTCCCAACCGCCGTGGACCTGGTTCGTGTGGTGGGCCAGTGGCGCTTGATCCGGCCAACGATCGACCTGCAACGCTCGGGCGCCTTGCCCCCCAGTCTGCGGGTGGATCCGGCGATCGCCCACTTGTTGCAGGCGCTGTTGAACAACGCGGCGGACGCCGGCGAAGCCGCCGAGACGCTGCGCGTGGACCTGCATCTGGAATACGGCTATGGCGCCTTGCGCGGTGAAGTGCGGGACTACGGGCGGGGCTTCGACCCTGACCAGACCCTGCTGCCCGTGACCAGCCTGTTCAACAGCGGCAAGCCGGGCGGGCTGGGCGTGGGCCTGGCGCTGTCGCATGCCACCGTGGAACAGCTAGGCGGCGAAATGACCATGACCGCCGCCGTTGGGGGAGGCACCCGCATCCGCTTTTACCTGCCCCTGGGCAACCCCGGAACTTGA
- a CDS encoding copper chaperone PCu(A)C encodes MKNFSLRTFATALSLSVLTGFASTSLAADATIKVEDAWVRATVPNQHATGVFMRLTSPDAGRLVAVESDAAKHVEVHEMAMQDNVMKMREVPAIDLPAGQAVDLKPGGYHVMLIDLARQITPGEHVQLTLIVEDVKQQQHRVPVTAEARALNAKAGAAPAAGHGHGH; translated from the coding sequence ATGAAGAACTTCTCGCTGCGCACGTTTGCCACCGCCCTGTCCCTGTCCGTGCTGACAGGCTTTGCGTCCACTTCCCTCGCTGCCGACGCCACCATCAAGGTGGAAGACGCCTGGGTCCGCGCCACGGTTCCCAACCAGCACGCCACGGGGGTCTTCATGCGCCTGACCTCGCCGGACGCGGGCCGCCTGGTGGCCGTGGAATCCGATGCCGCCAAGCATGTGGAAGTCCACGAAATGGCGATGCAGGACAACGTCATGAAAATGCGCGAAGTGCCCGCCATCGACTTGCCCGCCGGCCAGGCCGTGGACCTGAAGCCGGGCGGCTACCACGTCATGCTGATCGACCTGGCCCGCCAGATCACCCCGGGCGAGCACGTGCAACTGACGCTGATCGTCGAAGACGTCAAGCAGCAACAGCACCGCGTGCCGGTAACAGCCGAAGCGCGCGCGCTCAACGCGAAGGCCGGCGCCGCGCCCGCAGCCGGCCACGGGCATGGCCACTGA
- a CDS encoding SCO family protein, with amino-acid sequence MRFPRSMSLRAPVGAAPSHAPDPRRRLLLSSLALLALTGCGPDAPKLHGMDLSGMPTGDFQLQDKTGQARTLADYRGHPILLFFGFTQCPDICPTALTRALEMKDLLGADADKLRVLFITVDPERDTPEILRAYTEAFDPGFVGLRGTAEQTRAAAQSFKVFYQKVPTGSSYTMDHTALTYVIDAQGKLRLALRHAQTAAECVEDLRTVL; translated from the coding sequence ATGCGTTTCCCGCGCTCTATGTCATTGCGCGCGCCCGTTGGCGCCGCGCCTTCCCACGCGCCCGATCCCCGGCGCCGCCTGCTGTTGTCTTCCCTGGCCCTGCTGGCCCTGACCGGCTGCGGCCCCGACGCCCCCAAGCTCCATGGCATGGACTTGTCCGGCATGCCCACGGGCGATTTCCAATTGCAGGACAAAACCGGTCAAGCGCGCACCTTGGCCGACTACCGTGGCCACCCCATCCTGCTGTTCTTCGGCTTTACCCAATGCCCCGACATCTGCCCCACGGCGCTGACCCGCGCCCTGGAAATGAAGGATCTGCTGGGCGCCGATGCCGACAAGCTGCGCGTGCTGTTCATCACCGTCGACCCCGAGCGCGACACGCCGGAGATCCTCCGCGCCTACACCGAGGCCTTCGACCCCGGCTTCGTGGGCCTGCGCGGCACGGCGGAACAAACCCGCGCCGCTGCCCAGTCCTTCAAGGTGTTCTATCAGAAGGTTCCCACCGGCTCGTCCTACACCATGGACCACACCGCGCTCACCTACGTGATCGACGCCCAGGGCAAGTTGCGCCTGGCGCTGCGCCACGCGCAGACCGCCGCCGAATGCGTGGAAGACCTGCGCACCGTGCTGTAA
- a CDS encoding DUF2946 family protein has translation MSEFTHLFRFRSAVRARGVLWLALLALTLRALVPTGYMPDANALHEGRLEVTFCSAAGELSTLDLVLDKRTPGGPTSHDAAETGAQCPFGLLAHVAPAPTPTVTPILLPVGRPAPPAATYRALPPLAAHGPPLGSRAPPFLA, from the coding sequence ATGTCCGAATTCACCCACCTCTTCCGCTTCAGGAGCGCCGTGCGCGCCCGGGGTGTGTTGTGGCTGGCGCTTTTGGCCTTGACCTTGCGAGCGCTGGTGCCTACCGGCTACATGCCGGATGCCAACGCGCTGCATGAAGGCCGGCTGGAAGTCACCTTCTGCTCGGCCGCCGGCGAATTGTCCACGCTGGATCTGGTGCTGGACAAGCGCACTCCGGGTGGGCCGACCTCGCACGATGCCGCCGAAACCGGCGCGCAATGTCCCTTCGGCTTGCTGGCGCATGTGGCGCCGGCACCCACCCCCACCGTCACCCCCATTCTGTTGCCCGTTGGCCGGCCCGCGCCGCCCGCCGCCACGTATCGCGCCCTGCCTCCACTGGCCGCCCACGGCCCGCCGCTGGGTTCGCGCGCCCCGCCCTTCTTGGCTTGA
- a CDS encoding peptidoglycan DD-metalloendopeptidase family protein, whose translation MGLCIVVLALLLSACGTTKVQPGYYRVQSGDTLTQIARKQGTSVSNLVRWNRLSNSNTIEVGQMLRVEPPAGQARTSTPSKSASKPAGSSRASASSGKRRTAPPGAISLVWPAQGKVTRGYDGGGSNGIVISNSSGTPVVASASGTVAYSGSGLRGYGHLVIVKHNASFLSIYAHNRKLLVKEGQSVKQGQKIAEMGNSDSKQVGLYFELRYNGQAVDPAGNLPPR comes from the coding sequence ATTGGCCTCTGCATCGTGGTCCTGGCTTTGCTCTTGTCGGCGTGCGGCACCACCAAGGTCCAGCCTGGCTACTACCGGGTGCAGTCGGGCGACACGCTGACTCAGATCGCGCGCAAGCAGGGCACCTCCGTCAGCAACCTGGTGCGCTGGAACCGCCTGTCGAATTCGAACACGATCGAAGTGGGGCAGATGCTGCGGGTGGAACCACCCGCCGGACAGGCCCGCACCTCCACGCCCAGTAAGTCGGCATCAAAACCCGCCGGCTCGTCGCGCGCATCCGCATCGTCCGGCAAGCGCCGCACGGCGCCACCCGGAGCGATCTCGCTGGTATGGCCGGCACAAGGCAAGGTCACGCGCGGGTATGACGGCGGCGGCTCCAACGGCATCGTCATTTCCAACAGCTCGGGTACGCCGGTGGTGGCCTCCGCCAGCGGCACCGTGGCCTATTCCGGCAGCGGCCTGCGCGGCTATGGCCACCTGGTGATCGTCAAGCACAACGCAAGCTTTTTGAGTATCTACGCGCACAACCGCAAGCTGCTGGTCAAAGAAGGCCAGAGCGTAAAACAAGGCCAGAAAATCGCCGAAATGGGCAACAGCGACAGCAAGCAGGTAGGCCTGTATTTCGAGCTGCGCTACAACGGCCAAGCGGTTGATCCGGCAGGGAATTTGCCGCCACGATGA
- a CDS encoding amino acid ABC transporter ATP-binding protein: MIRLQKIEKAFGGNPVLKQVDVSIAEGSVTALIGPSGSGKSTLLRCVNLLEVPDRGTLAIGPETIDFEPGKKLTREQVQRVRRQTGMVFQNFQLFPHQTVIGNVMEGLLTVQKWPLDRARARAEELLKKVGMSEKADAWPANLSGGQQQRVAIARALAPAPRVLLCDEPTSALDPGLAAEVVDVLRQLATEGMTMLMATHDLRLAASVSREVVFILDGVVVEAGESRTLFSRPKDQRTAAFISTLTQDNPS, translated from the coding sequence ATGATACGGCTGCAGAAAATCGAAAAGGCGTTTGGCGGCAATCCGGTGCTCAAGCAGGTGGACGTGAGCATCGCCGAAGGCAGCGTCACCGCGCTGATCGGCCCGTCCGGCAGCGGCAAGAGCACGCTGCTGCGCTGTGTGAACCTGCTGGAAGTACCTGACCGAGGCACGCTTGCCATCGGCCCGGAAACCATCGACTTCGAGCCCGGCAAGAAGCTGACGCGGGAACAGGTGCAGCGCGTGCGCAGGCAGACCGGCATGGTGTTCCAGAACTTTCAGTTGTTTCCGCACCAGACGGTGATCGGCAACGTCATGGAAGGCCTGCTGACCGTGCAGAAGTGGCCGCTGGACAGGGCTCGCGCGCGCGCGGAAGAATTGCTGAAGAAAGTGGGCATGTCCGAAAAGGCCGACGCCTGGCCCGCCAACCTGTCTGGCGGACAGCAACAGCGCGTGGCGATTGCGCGCGCGCTGGCACCGGCGCCGCGCGTGCTGCTGTGCGACGAACCCACGTCCGCGCTGGACCCCGGCCTGGCGGCCGAAGTGGTGGATGTGCTGCGCCAGTTGGCCACCGAAGGCATGACCATGCTGATGGCCACGCACGACCTGCGCCTGGCCGCCAGCGTATCGCGCGAGGTGGTGTTTATATTGGATGGCGTGGTGGTGGAAGCCGGAGAATCCCGCACGCTATTTTCCCGGCCAAAGGATCAACGGACGGCGGCGTTCATTTCAACGCTGACGCAAGATAATCCCTCGTAG
- a CDS encoding ABC transporter permease subunit (The N-terminal region of this protein, as described by TIGR01726, is a three transmembrane segment that identifies a subfamily of ABC transporter permease subunits, which specificities that include histidine, arginine, glutamine, glutamate, L-cystine (sic), the opines (in Agrobacterium) octopine and nopaline, etc.), translating to MPAWVQLMADSFWPLLHAGLVFTVPLTLMSFALGLALAFVVALIRLFGPAPLVALVRFYVWLIRGTPLLVQLFVIFYGLPSVGIVLDPLPAALIGFTLNVGAYNSEVIRGAIESITKGQWEAAYSLSMTRGQALRRTILPQAARVAVPPLSNSFIALVKDTSLAAVLTVPEIFQAAQRIAAVTYEPLILYTEAALIYLVFSSVLSAAQVRLERRFGQHAVFSEKTR from the coding sequence GTGCCGGCCTGGGTGCAGTTGATGGCCGATTCGTTCTGGCCGCTGCTGCACGCGGGGCTGGTATTCACCGTGCCGCTGACCTTGATGTCGTTCGCGCTGGGCCTGGCGCTGGCGTTCGTGGTGGCGCTGATCCGGCTGTTCGGGCCGGCGCCGCTGGTGGCGCTGGTGCGATTCTATGTGTGGCTGATCCGGGGCACGCCGCTGCTGGTGCAGTTGTTCGTGATCTTCTACGGCCTGCCCAGCGTGGGCATCGTGCTGGATCCCTTGCCCGCCGCGCTGATCGGCTTCACGCTGAACGTGGGCGCCTACAACTCCGAAGTCATCCGGGGCGCCATCGAATCCATTACCAAGGGCCAATGGGAAGCCGCCTACTCGCTGAGCATGACGCGCGGCCAGGCGTTGCGCCGCACGATCCTGCCGCAAGCCGCCCGCGTGGCGGTGCCGCCGCTGTCGAACTCGTTCATTGCACTGGTCAAGGACACGTCGCTGGCGGCGGTGCTGACGGTGCCCGAGATTTTCCAGGCGGCGCAGCGCATCGCGGCGGTTACGTATGAACCGTTGATCCTCTATACCGAAGCCGCGCTGATCTACCTGGTGTTCAGTTCCGTGTTGTCCGCCGCGCAAGTGCGCCTGGAACGGCGCTTTGGCCAGCACGCGGTTTTTTCCGAGAAGACCCGATGA
- a CDS encoding amino acid ABC transporter substrate-binding protein, whose amino-acid sequence MKLLRSLFIAGLIQATALGAAHAQSGLDQIKSAGTFKIGTEGTYAPFTFHDASGQLTGFDVEIGRAIAERLGVKAQFVEGKWDGLIAGLDAKRYDAVINQVGITDARKQKYDFSDPYISSAAVLIVRDDNTSIKSFADLKGKKSANTLTSNFGKLAQSHGAEVVAVQGFNEAIDLLTSGRVEATVNDNLSFLDFKKQKPNAKVKIAATDKTAEFSNSGVLIRKGNPELQAAINKALADIKADGTYKTISVKYFGTDLSAQ is encoded by the coding sequence ATGAAACTCTTACGCTCGTTGTTCATCGCCGGCCTGATCCAGGCCACCGCCCTGGGCGCCGCCCATGCCCAATCCGGGTTGGACCAGATCAAGTCCGCGGGCACCTTCAAGATTGGCACCGAAGGCACCTACGCCCCCTTCACCTTCCACGACGCATCGGGGCAGCTTACCGGGTTTGACGTAGAGATTGGGCGCGCCATTGCCGAACGCCTGGGCGTCAAAGCCCAATTCGTCGAAGGCAAATGGGACGGCCTCATTGCCGGCCTTGACGCCAAGCGCTATGACGCCGTGATCAATCAAGTGGGCATTACCGACGCGCGCAAACAAAAATACGACTTTTCTGATCCCTACATCTCGTCGGCCGCCGTGCTGATCGTGCGTGACGACAACACAAGCATCAAGTCGTTCGCCGACCTGAAGGGCAAGAAGTCGGCCAACACGCTGACCAGCAATTTCGGCAAGCTGGCGCAAAGCCACGGCGCGGAAGTGGTCGCGGTGCAGGGCTTTAACGAAGCCATCGACCTGCTGACTTCGGGCCGCGTGGAAGCCACGGTCAACGACAACCTGTCGTTCCTGGACTTCAAGAAGCAAAAGCCGAATGCCAAGGTGAAAATCGCCGCCACCGACAAGACCGCTGAATTCAGCAACTCGGGCGTGCTGATCCGCAAGGGCAACCCCGAACTGCAAGCCGCCATCAACAAGGCGCTGGCGGACATCAAGGCTGACGGCACCTACAAGACCATTTCGGTCAAATACTTCGGCACGGACTTGTCGGCGCAGTAA
- a CDS encoding P1 family peptidase — translation MAAAAGAAALAGGMPAQANGSRLLPGGGSITQVAGLRVGHYTDTRRPTGCTVIIAEAGAIGGVDVRGAAPGTRETDLLNPVNMVEKVHAIVLSGGSAFGLDAAGGVMRYLEEKKIGFDVGVAHVPIVPSAILFDLGVGDASIRPDAAAGYQACKTASTDAPEEGNVGAGAGATVGKLYGPKRAMKGGIGSASLTVAGVTVGAIVAVNAVGDVLDPATGRILAGARTADGKQFLDTRAAILAGDLPRSMRAGTATTIGVVATDATLTKAQAQKIAGMAHDGLARSINPIHTMLDGDTIFALGTGTSGKPGNVMLLGVMAAEAMAIAVQRAILAARAVEGFPAAVDFIA, via the coding sequence ATGGCGGCCGCCGCGGGCGCGGCGGCATTGGCGGGCGGCATGCCCGCCCAAGCCAATGGCTCGCGGCTGCTGCCCGGGGGCGGCAGCATCACCCAGGTTGCGGGCCTGCGCGTGGGGCATTACACCGACACGCGCCGCCCCACCGGCTGCACGGTCATCATTGCCGAAGCGGGCGCGATTGGCGGCGTGGATGTGCGCGGCGCCGCGCCCGGCACCCGTGAAACCGACCTGCTCAACCCCGTCAACATGGTGGAAAAAGTGCATGCCATCGTCCTGTCGGGCGGCAGCGCGTTCGGGCTGGACGCCGCCGGCGGCGTGATGCGCTACCTGGAAGAAAAAAAGATCGGCTTTGACGTGGGCGTGGCGCACGTGCCCATCGTGCCGTCGGCCATTCTGTTCGATCTGGGCGTGGGGGATGCGTCGATCCGCCCGGACGCGGCAGCGGGCTACCAGGCGTGCAAAACGGCGTCGACCGATGCGCCTGAAGAAGGCAACGTCGGGGCGGGCGCGGGCGCTACCGTGGGCAAACTGTATGGACCGAAGCGCGCCATGAAGGGCGGCATCGGCAGCGCGTCGCTGACGGTGGCGGGCGTGACGGTGGGCGCCATCGTGGCGGTCAACGCGGTGGGCGACGTGCTGGACCCCGCCACCGGCCGCATCCTGGCTGGCGCGCGCACGGCGGACGGCAAGCAATTTCTGGATACGCGCGCGGCCATCCTGGCCGGCGACCTGCCCCGGTCGATGCGCGCGGGCACGGCCACCACCATCGGCGTGGTGGCCACCGACGCCACGCTGACCAAGGCGCAGGCGCAGAAAATCGCCGGCATGGCCCACGATGGCCTGGCCCGCAGCATCAACCCCATCCACACCATGCTGGACGGCGACACCATTTTTGCGCTGGGCACCGGCACGTCCGGCAAGCCGGGCAACGTCATGCTGCTGGGCGTGATGGCGGCCGAAGCCATGGCCATCGCGGTGCAGCGCGCCATCCTGGCGGCGCGCGCGGTGGAAGGCTTTCCCGCCGCGGTGGATTTCATCGCCTGA
- the trhA gene encoding PAQR family membrane homeostasis protein TrhA, which yields MYEGERFNGATHLAGLAMAVAASGALIARAAELKVDTRQIISCAVFAASMIAVYASSVLYHCTRGRYKARWAKADHCAIYLLIAGTYTPLAFGPVDHAWSAAMGVAIWLLAAIGISRELWWARGAAPALPLYLAMGWLGVIFAAPIAGALSSAGLTWLLAGAAAYTVGTLFYVKDQRWRHAHGIWHLFVMAGSACHFVVVFGFLRFGAA from the coding sequence ATGTACGAAGGCGAACGATTCAATGGCGCCACGCATCTGGCGGGTCTGGCGATGGCCGTGGCCGCGTCCGGCGCGCTGATCGCGCGCGCGGCGGAACTGAAAGTGGATACGCGGCAGATCATCAGTTGCGCCGTGTTCGCGGCGTCGATGATTGCCGTGTACGCCTCGTCGGTGCTGTATCACTGCACGCGCGGCCGTTACAAGGCGCGCTGGGCCAAGGCCGACCACTGCGCCATCTACCTGTTGATTGCGGGCACCTACACGCCGCTTGCCTTCGGGCCCGTGGACCACGCCTGGAGCGCGGCCATGGGCGTAGCGATATGGCTGCTGGCGGCCATCGGCATCAGCCGTGAACTGTGGTGGGCGCGCGGTGCCGCGCCGGCCCTGCCGCTGTACCTGGCCATGGGGTGGCTGGGGGTGATATTCGCCGCCCCGATCGCGGGCGCTCTGTCGTCGGCGGGCCTGACCTGGTTACTGGCGGGCGCGGCCGCGTACACGGTGGGCACGCTGTTCTATGTGAAAGACCAGCGCTGGCGGCATGCCCACGGCATCTGGCATCTGTTCGTGATGGCGGGCTCGGCCTGCCACTTCGTCGTGGTATTCGGATTTTTACGATTCGGTGCGGCTTAG
- a CDS encoding Lrp/AsnC family transcriptional regulator: MHLDATDHRILVRLQENSQISNQDLAEQVALSPSACLRRVRALEEAGFIRNYRAVLDAEKLGFELEAIVHVSLDQSRPGWHEAFLAGIAAHDEITEASIVTGASNYILSVRTRNLAAFSQFVEDKLSKIAGVRDLCSHIVMRKVKDRGGMLPLAAWR; this comes from the coding sequence ATGCATCTAGATGCCACCGACCACCGCATCCTGGTCCGCCTGCAAGAGAACAGCCAGATCAGCAACCAGGACCTGGCCGAGCAGGTGGCGCTGTCGCCATCGGCTTGCCTGCGTCGCGTGCGGGCGCTGGAAGAAGCCGGGTTCATCCGCAACTACCGGGCCGTGCTGGACGCCGAAAAGCTGGGGTTTGAACTGGAAGCCATCGTCCACGTATCGCTGGACCAGTCCCGCCCGGGATGGCACGAGGCCTTTCTGGCCGGCATCGCGGCGCACGACGAAATCACTGAAGCCAGCATCGTGACCGGCGCGTCGAATTACATCTTGTCGGTGCGCACCCGCAACCTGGCGGCGTTCTCGCAGTTTGTCGAAGACAAGCTGAGCAAGATCGCGGGGGTGCGCGATCTGTGTTCGCATATCGTCATGCGCAAAGTGAAAGACCGGGGCGGCATGCTGCCGCTGGCGGCGTGGCGCTAA